The genomic stretch GTTGCCTGCCAAGCTGAGAATGGACAACGGGCCGGAACTGATTTCCGTGTTGCTGGCTGACTGGGCCGAGAAGAATGGTGTGGAATTGGAGTTCATCCAGCCAGGTAAGCCAACACAGAATTCGTACATTGAACGCTTTAACAGGACCTACAGGGAAGAGGTGCTGGACTTCTATCTGTTCAAATCCCTGACGGAAGTGAAAGAAATTACGGAGAATTGGCTGAGGCAGTACAACGAGGAACGGCCCCATGAATCTCTTGGCAATTTGACCCCGGCAGAGTTCCTCATGAAAAATTCACCCAAGGAAGTCTCTACTTTTGGATGGCACTAACTTGGGGAGGGTTACAGTAGGAATACAAAAAATCTCAACCAAGATTGTTCAGTTACCGTCTGTAGACAATGGATACATGACTATAGCC from Desulfomicrobium apsheronum encodes the following:
- a CDS encoding integrase core domain-containing protein, which codes for LPAKLRMDNGPELISVLLADWAEKNGVELEFIQPGKPTQNSYIERFNRTYREEVLDFYLFKSLTEVKEITENWLRQYNEERPHESLGNLTPAEFLMKNSPKEVSTFGWH